The window AACGCGGTCAAGCTGACCAAGCAGAAGAACCCCAACCTCAAGGTGGTCGTCACGATCGGGACCACCACGACCGGCCCGGACTCGTGGGGCAAGCGTCTGATCAACCAGGCCAAGGCGATCGGCGCGCCGGTCGACGTCTGGTCGGTCATGCCGTTCGACTTCTCCAGCGGCGGCGACATGGCCGCCATGACGAAGTCCGCGGTCGACGGGCTGAAGAACCAGCTCAAGTCCACGTTCGGCTGGAGCGACGACACCGCCTACCGGCACAGCGGCCTCTCTTCGATGAACGGCAAGACCGACAACGCGGGCGAGACCGTCACGGTCGCGAACTTCACCTCCATCCGGAGCTACGCGACGAGCCACCACCTGGGCCGCTTCACGTTCTGGGCCACCAACCGCGACTGCAGCGGCGGCGGCGAGTGCAGCGGCATCACGCAGGCCAAGTACGCGTTCACCAAGATCGTCGCCGGGTACGCCGGCTGACGCTCGAGCCCGTAGTGGGGCTGTCGAAGGCCCTCTCACCGGCATCGGGGCCGGTGAGGGGGCCTTCGCGGGTTTCCGGTCAACGGGACCGGTTTCCGCTCACCGCACCGGCGTGCCGGAGGAGTACCTGCCGCAGTACGGGTAGCACCCGTAGTAGGGCGGAGGATAGG of the Amycolatopsis sp. NBC_01488 genome contains:
- a CDS encoding chitinase, whose translation is MRSVRRLVTLAVAAGAAMATAVGLAPQAMAAVDPVLASPYLYQWGGQTSPTAAMSATGVKAFTLAFVLSDGTCNPKWDGSRSLTGSDKTMIQNIRTAGGDVIPSFGGWSGTKLGSKCTSASALAGAYQKVIDAYGLKAIDLDIENTDEFQNTTVQDRILNAVKLTKQKNPNLKVVVTIGTTTTGPDSWGKRLINQAKAIGAPVDVWSVMPFDFSSGGDMAAMTKSAVDGLKNQLKSTFGWSDDTAYRHSGLSSMNGKTDNAGETVTVANFTSIRSYATSHHLGRFTFWATNRDCSGGGECSGITQAKYAFTKIVAGYAG